One window from the genome of Hoplias malabaricus isolate fHopMal1 chromosome 18, fHopMal1.hap1, whole genome shotgun sequence encodes:
- the LOC136674273 gene encoding trace amine-associated receptor 13c-like — MDNRDFTQNSTIQYCFPDNTASCRKEVRTGPAYIFLFIVLSCISVCTVFLNLLVIISISHFKQLHTPTNLIILSLAVADFLVGLIVMPLNIMKLIDSCWYLGKLMCSIYSLIEFVSASASLCSLVFISIDQYIAVCDPLLYSTRVTVCKTSVFIILGWSLCLLYITIYLYFNDHLFQSQISTTCYGECVVVLQKLWMIVDMVLSFITPCSVILVLYSLIFQVATRQAKAVRAVKDGAPHKPRSKIFNSSQTKAAKKLSFVIFVYLSCWIPFYLTSLSLESVTTMSMLWIVFGWITLVNSSVNPLIYAIFYSWFRASSKYIVTCRIFQNSSSWVKLLPEHF; from the coding sequence aTGGATAACAGAGACTTTACACAAAACAGCACAATTCagtactgctttcctgacaacACCGCCTCTTGCAGAAAGGAGGTCCGAACAGGCCctgcttatatatttctgttcattgttctctcatgtatatctgtgtgcactgtgtttctgaatctcctggtgatcatctccatctctcacttcaagcaactccacactccaaccaacctgatcatcctctctctaGCTGTGGCTGATTTTCTTGTGGGACTGATTGTCATGCCTCTGAATATAATGAAACTGATAgactcctgttggtatcttggaaaACTTATGTGTTCTATTTATTCTCTGATTGAATTTGTCTCAGCATCAGCTTCTCTCTGTAGCCTGGTTTTCATCTCCATTGATCAGTACATTGCTGTGTGTGACCCTCTGCTTTATTCCACTAGAGTCACAGTTTGTAAAACCTCAGTGTTCATAATTCTAGGCTGGTCTTTATGTCTGTTATATATcaccatttatttatattttaatgaccATCTCTTTCAATCTCAGATTTCCACTACCTGCTATGGAGAGTGTGTAGTGGTTTTACAAAAACTGTGGATGATTGTTGACATGGTATTATCATTTATAACCCCTTGTTCTGTTATACTAGTGCTGTATTCATTAATTTTTCAGGTGGCAACACGACAAGCCAAAGCCGTCCGAGCCGTTAAAGATGGTGCCCCACATAAACCAAGATCCAAAATTTTCAATTCCTCTCAAACTAAAGCAGCTAAAAAATTAAGctttgtcatttttgtttatctcTCTTGCTGGATACCATTTTATTTAACTTCATTATCGCTTGAAAGCGTAACCACCATGTCAATGTTGTGGATTGTGTTTGGCTGGATAACACTTGTTAACTCTTCTGTGAATCCACTCATTTATGCCATTTTCTACTCATGGTTCAGAGCATCGTCTAAGTATATTGTGACATGTAGAATATTTCAAAACTCCTCTTCATGGGTTAAATTATTACCAGAACATTTTTAA